The stretch of DNA AGCGGCGAACGAGAGTAGACCGTCATTTCCTGACTTCAAGGACATTCCGAATGGGGTAAAAAGAATCGAAATACCCTGCtggaaaaacaacaaaGCTCTAGCTATAAAACAAACCATTTTATGAAAGGATATGTTTTCTAATTAAAGTGAAGTAAAATCGGTTTGTTTTGTTGACCAAATGGTTGAAACTCTCAGACTTACCAACTTCATCAATAGTGGTCGTGAGACGTTTATTTTTGTTTCATCGAAATCCCCGTGGTCGTCTGAGTACATTTACGTCATTAATTTTGTCGCACAGCGACTTCATGTCCTTCAATGTGTGGGTTCGTGGCTAGACACCAAAAGCAACACTCAATAAACCTATTATCTTGACATGGCTGGACCCGCTCTTCCACAAAATTTCTGTAAGTGCCATTTGTCTTTCAATTGACCCCCATTGAACATCTCCAACGTTGACCATTCAACAGAGACACATCTGACGACCGTCACGGCACGAATCGCCCATACGAATCGTACTGCTAAAGACGGCGCATCTACTCCGGACAGCCCAGGGCCATCCGTATCTGACAGAAATAGTATTAACAAAATAAAGAAAATAAGTGGTTCTAGGGATGTAATGCACGGATAGCAACGTCGCACCACCAACGGCCTGTCCAACGGCCGGTCCAACGGCTCGTACAGCGAATGGCGTGTGCGACAAAACTGTAGACGCATGTCTCTTTTCTTGAAAGAAAGACAGAACGCCATTGTCTTGAACAACGGCTCGACAAGACTCGTTACATCTCAAACCGCCCGCTGAACATCTCCTCATCGCCCAtatcctcgtcctcgttATCACTCTCCATCATATCCTCATCTACAGTCTCCACGGGTCGAGAGGTGGGCCGGTGCTTGAAATGCTCATCCATGGACGACTCGCCAACAAAGGTGAAGCCCACGAAATTGTCCTGGATTCGTGGCGACAGTGGGGTGCCCACCTTCATCGACTTGAACAACGAGGTCGACGCCTCGGTGAACTCGGGGTCAAAGTTGGAAGTGTCAGTCTCCGACGCCACGTGTGGCTTGAACGGAGGAgggatcttcttctggatgaGCTGGTCCCAGTCGATATCGTGGAAAAAGGGATGGCGCCGCAGCTCTCGAGCGTCATCCTGGGCTCCCAGCCGGTTTTCGGGGTTTCTGTTGAGCAGACCCTTGACGAACGATCGGCCCTCGGCAGACAAAGCATCCTTGGGGAACTTGACCTTGCCAAAAgcaatgttcttgtacatCTGCTGGGTGTCATCGGCGTGGAATGGCGACCAGCCGCAGCACATTTCGAAAATGAGCACGCCCAGCGACCAAAAGTCGACCATCTTGGTGTATCCGGactcgtccagcagcacctCGGGGGCAAGGTACTCGGTGGTGCCGCAAAATGTGGACGTGGTGTCTCCCTGGGTCACATTGGCCTTGGACAGACCAAAGTCACACAGAGCAATGTGTCCGTTGGCGTCAAGCAGAATGTTTTCGGGCTTGAGGTCTCGGTACAcaatgttgttgtcgtGCAGGTGTTCCAGCGCAATGACGAGCTCGGCGATGTAAAACTTGGCTCGCTGCTCGCTGAATCGGCCCTCTCGCTGCAGGTGCCAGAACAGTTCGCCTCCGCTCATGTAATCGGTAACAAAGTACAGGTCCGCCTCGGTCTGGAACGAAAACTTGAGGCCGACAATGAAGGGTGACTGGGTAGTAGAAGTTCGCACGAGAATGTCTCGCTCGCCAATTGTGTGagcaatctccttcttctgcacaaccaccttcttggacAGCACCTTCATGGCGTAGATTCGGCGCGTGTCCTTCTTTCGCACCTGATAGACCTGGCCAAAGGTGCCCTTGCCAATGAGCCGCAGAATCTCAAAGTCCTCGGGGCCCATCTTCGTTCGCACCGTGTCTTCGTAGTACGCCTGCACTCGCACCTCGCCATTGACGTGCTCGCCCTCGACTCGGTTTTCCAGCGGGTACCACGCATCGAGCACCTTGCCGGGGCCCAGGATCGTCGAGATGCGCACGTGGCCCAGAAAGGCGTCGTTGTTGGCGCCGTCGTAGACGGAGATGACGAGCTCCGAGGCGTCACGGGCGGTCACGTCGAACACGGTCTCTTCCTTCCATGTGGGGTTGATGGATCCGACGGTGTGTCCCGACGCCATGATGGGCTTCTTGGGCATGATGTTGACGCCGGCGTTGGACGCCATAGGGGTGGTGTTGCCCATGGCCACGTCGTTAGGATCCGAGTCGCCGGTCTCGGTGATGAACTCGGAGGTGCCGAAGGTGCACACCACGTAGGGTCTGCAGTTGGGGGCGGCCTGCAGGTTTCGGGCGGCGACGATTTTCGCCACCAGTTTGGCCTTGGACGAGGTGGATTCTTCGAGCCCCACGTGCGGGGTTTTTTCCTGGATCTGGCCAAAGttcatggtggtggagttgagcgACGACTTGCTGGAGGTTGGTTGGCTGACGgttggggtggtggtgttggacGACAGCGACTTCTTTTTCAGATCGAGTTCCTGGAGACGGTCCCGGGATTGACGTTTGCCGTGGATGATCTCGCCGGAGACGTTGACGGTTTCGCTGGTGCACACGGCCTTGGGGACTTGTTGAAGGTGTGTGGTGGATGGAGATCGCAGGATCGGGGGCGCGGGCGACGGGGCGTTTGTGTTGGTGCTGGGGcctgtggttgtgttggAGTAACTGCCCGGCGGGGGGGTTGGGGGAACCTGTTTGGTGTCGGTTGACGGTGGGGGCTGACCTTTTTGTGGAACGAAAACAGAGAGCGGGGGAACTCCACCATAGTGTGTTTGAGGCAGCTAGGGGAGACGGTCGTGGGGGAGCCTTCTGTGTCGTGTGTGGTGTCGAGCTATtacactactgtagctgggTGTGATGAAGAACAAGCTGCGAGTTATCGCTAAGAAAACTTTCTTTATCGATAACGATTGGCGGTGGACGCTGCTTTGTGGGGGTTTGGCGGGTGATTTTTGGCAAATGGGACTGAAAATGGGGTCTTTGGACCCGACCAAAACGATGTTACCACCCCGATTCCCGTCAGAAGCTCTGCCCGTCGCCACAAACACCCCTCGGCC from Yarrowia lipolytica chromosome 1D, complete sequence encodes:
- a CDS encoding uncharacterized protein (Truncated form of YALI0D14542g, similar to uniprot|P11792 Saccharomyces cerevisiae YHR205w SCH9 serine/threonine protein kinase involved in stress response and nutrient-sensing signaling pathway), whose product is MNFGQIQEKTPHVGLEESTSSKAKLVAKIVAARNLQAAPNCRPYVVCTFGTSEFITETGDSDPNDVAMGNTTPMASNAGVNIMPKKPIMASGHTVGSINPTWKEETVFDVTARDASELVISVYDGANNDAFLGHVRISTILGPGKVLDAWYPLENRVEGEHVNGEVRVQAYYEDTVRTKMGPEDFEILRLIGKGTFGQVYQVRKKDTRRIYAMKVLSKKVVVQKKEIAHTIGERDILVRTSTTQSPFIVGLKFSFQTEADLYFVTDYMSGGELFWHLQREGRFSEQRAKFYIAELVIALEHLHDNNIVYRDLKPENILLDANGHIALCDFGLSKANVTQGDTTSTFCGTTEYLAPEVLLDESGYTKMVDFWSLGVLIFEMCCGWSPFHADDTQQMYKNIAFGKVKFPKDALSAEGRSFVKGLLNRNPENRLGAQDDARELRRHPFFHDIDWDQLIQKKIPPPFKPHVASETDTSNFDPEFTEASTSLFKSMKVGTPLSPRIQDNFVGFTFVGESSMDEHFKHRPTSRPVETVDEDMMESDNEDEDMGDEEMFSGRFEM